In Gemmobacter sp., a single genomic region encodes these proteins:
- a CDS encoding diacylglycerol kinase — MARETPAERAQIIPPRAGLLHVVDAAGYSLAGLRRLLAETAARLELLGALLVAVGFVWHGAAAWHWLAAGVLFALVLAAEALNTAIEVLTDRISPEWSQTAKEAKDLGSFAVGVLLVATGGFVGLVLAGLI, encoded by the coding sequence ATGGCGCGTGAAACCCCCGCCGAACGGGCGCAGATCATTCCTCCACGCGCCGGACTGCTGCATGTCGTCGATGCGGCCGGCTATTCGCTGGCCGGTCTGCGCCGCCTGCTGGCCGAAACCGCCGCCCGGCTGGAACTGCTGGGCGCCCTGCTGGTGGCGGTCGGCTTTGTCTGGCATGGGGCGGCGGCCTGGCACTGGCTGGCGGCGGGCGTGCTGTTCGCGCTTGTCCTGGCGGCCGAGGCGCTGAACACCGCCATCGAGGTGCTGACCGACCGCATTTCCCCCGAATGGTCGCAGACGGCGAAAGAGGCCAAGGATCTGGGGTCGTTTGCGGTGGGCGTGCTGCTGGTGGCGACCGGCGGGTTCGTCGGGCTGGTGCTGGCCGGGCTTATCTAG
- a CDS encoding histidine kinase dimerization/phospho-acceptor domain-containing protein — protein MTVQERPWSLRGRLTRRVLALVVGGWLATVLLSVLVLNHEMKEMFDEELQALVETTVLYLDTAQGTIPRNLGVQTNDGERVLRILPADGPPTPAPWPALAADGFHDAPGWRILRHSAEGAVIEAAHATSWRREEMFEAAAAFLALTLPLVALLLWGLRRSVAEATAPVAAQAGSVAGRAPDDLSPVIATGLPQELLPLVQALDGYLARIGAMRQAERDFVANAAHELRTPLAAIRARLDLSADRDAAAAVTLIDSLTRRVDRLLQLARIEAGVGIGRGPADLVRVLHLLLDEMRPTAPRPIRFDDGDLSALTVAADADALAILLRNLLENALDHGTGEVQVRLRADGGLTIENPADDARLPDARFARGPGSRGQGLGLSIIGGLAAAMGVGLTRQTDGGRVRVRLAFAVVSARS, from the coding sequence ATGACGGTTCAGGAGCGGCCATGGTCGCTGCGCGGGCGGCTGACGCGGCGGGTGCTGGCGCTGGTCGTGGGCGGCTGGCTGGCGACCGTTCTGCTGTCGGTGCTGGTGCTGAACCACGAAATGAAGGAGATGTTCGACGAGGAATTGCAGGCCCTGGTCGAAACGACGGTGCTGTATCTGGATACGGCACAGGGGACGATTCCGCGCAATCTGGGCGTGCAGACCAACGATGGCGAACGGGTGCTGCGCATTCTGCCCGCCGATGGCCCGCCCACGCCTGCGCCCTGGCCCGCGCTGGCCGCCGACGGGTTCCACGATGCCCCCGGCTGGCGCATCCTGCGCCACAGCGCCGAAGGCGCGGTGATCGAGGCCGCCCACGCCACCAGCTGGCGCCGCGAGGAGATGTTCGAGGCGGCCGCAGCCTTTCTGGCGCTGACGCTGCCGCTGGTGGCACTGCTGCTGTGGGGCCTGCGGCGCAGCGTGGCCGAGGCGACGGCGCCGGTGGCCGCGCAGGCCGGGTCGGTGGCCGGGCGGGCGCCGGACGACCTGTCGCCTGTCATCGCCACCGGCCTGCCGCAGGAACTGCTGCCGCTGGTGCAGGCGCTGGACGGCTATCTGGCGCGTATCGGCGCCATGCGGCAGGCAGAGCGCGATTTCGTCGCCAATGCCGCGCATGAACTGCGCACCCCGCTGGCCGCCATCCGCGCGCGGCTGGATCTGTCGGCCGACCGCGATGCCGCCGCCGCCGTGACGCTGATCGACAGCCTGACCCGCCGCGTGGACCGGCTGTTGCAGCTGGCCCGGATCGAGGCAGGCGTCGGCATCGGCCGTGGCCCGGCCGATCTGGTGCGCGTGCTGCACCTGCTGCTGGACGAGATGCGCCCGACCGCGCCGCGCCCCATCCGCTTTGACGATGGCGACCTGTCCGCCCTGACCGTTGCCGCCGATGCCGATGCGCTGGCCATCCTGCTGCGCAACCTGCTGGAAAACGCGCTGGACCATGGCACCGGCGAGGTGCAGGTGCGGCTGCGGGCCGATGGTGGGCTGACCATCGAAAACCCCGCCGATGACGCCCGGCTGCCCGATGCGCGCTTTGCCCGTGGCCCCGGATCGCGCGGGCAGGGGCTGGGGCTGTCGATCATTGGCGGGCTGGCGGCGGCGATGGGCGTTGGCCTGACCCGCCAGACCGACGGGGGCCGCGTGCGCGTCCGGCTGGCCTTTGCCGTGGTGTCCGCCAGATCGTGA
- a CDS encoding 2Fe-2S iron-sulfur cluster-binding protein, which produces MDDRMRRFVESAPLLFIASRNAAGALDVSPRGGQPAVLRLAPDGRLLLPDVMGNKRLDTIGNILADPQVACVLVRRGSAEVMKFRASAEVSFRPDLMALFPADELRLMGVLALTPRDVEFATTTAFDRAGFWLDPSRRRAPLDLLAVLKADFADHAADGTAPVIKGGEDERLLAAHGIREIYGQQSDLVRTKVYATAKAGTQGYIDEAGFVVIARADADGGIAVDLTGEGPLALEPGSNQAVYRLTLPEGVATVTPPADPAECAVLASVPGRAEIVRMNGTWTDRPTADARQAVAITPREIYFHCPLALTRSRVWMADRPVPWTGRRRFTCLSVKDESPGIRSFVLRPLDKAPLPTVPPGQYVSVSLPDDPAVPPRRRSYSVSAQPDARSLRISVRRIGAGGLSDLLHDRLVPGAEVLLGVPGGRFVLDAGSDRPVLLIAAGVGATPLLPMLAALAATPGAPVWFVQAARDGAHHPFAAEVAALAATARRPVHLRTALSRPRAEDRPDLAGRVTADWLAGQAPIAQADIYICGPDAFMADLESGLATLGADPARIRSERFQDQGGPLAPMATLAARGTPCTVTFRKSGITTTWDPASGTLLDLAIRHRVDLSWSCRMGDCQSCVQKVIDGSVDHVGDDEPMLGDGQVLMCQAVPLGDLVLDC; this is translated from the coding sequence ATGGACGATCGGATGCGGCGCTTCGTCGAAAGCGCGCCGTTGCTGTTCATCGCCTCGCGCAATGCCGCGGGGGCACTGGATGTCTCGCCGCGGGGCGGGCAGCCGGCGGTGCTGCGGCTGGCGCCCGATGGCCGGCTGCTGCTGCCCGACGTGATGGGCAACAAGCGGCTGGACACCATCGGCAACATCCTGGCCGATCCGCAGGTGGCCTGCGTGCTGGTCCGCAGGGGCAGCGCCGAGGTGATGAAGTTCCGCGCCAGCGCCGAGGTTTCGTTCCGCCCCGATCTGATGGCGCTGTTCCCCGCCGACGAACTGCGCCTGATGGGCGTGCTGGCGCTGACCCCGCGCGATGTGGAATTCGCCACCACCACCGCCTTTGACCGCGCCGGATTCTGGCTGGATCCCTCGCGCCGCCGGGCCCCACTGGATCTGCTGGCGGTGCTGAAGGCCGATTTCGCCGACCATGCCGCCGATGGCACCGCCCCCGTGATCAAGGGCGGCGAGGATGAACGCCTGCTGGCCGCCCATGGCATCCGCGAGATCTATGGCCAGCAAAGCGATCTGGTCCGCACCAAGGTTTACGCAACCGCCAAGGCCGGCACCCAAGGCTATATCGACGAGGCCGGCTTTGTCGTGATCGCCCGTGCCGATGCGGATGGCGGCATCGCCGTGGACCTGACCGGCGAAGGCCCGCTGGCGCTGGAACCCGGATCCAATCAGGCGGTCTATCGCCTGACGTTGCCCGAAGGCGTCGCCACCGTGACGCCGCCCGCCGACCCGGCGGAATGCGCCGTGCTGGCATCGGTTCCCGGGCGGGCGGAAATCGTGCGGATGAACGGCACCTGGACCGACCGCCCCACCGCCGATGCCCGGCAGGCCGTGGCGATCACCCCGCGCGAGATCTATTTTCACTGCCCGCTGGCGCTGACCCGGTCGCGCGTCTGGATGGCCGACCGGCCGGTGCCATGGACCGGGCGGCGGCGGTTCACCTGCCTGTCGGTGAAGGACGAAAGCCCCGGCATCCGGTCCTTTGTGCTGCGGCCGCTGGACAAGGCGCCGCTGCCGACAGTGCCGCCGGGGCAATATGTCAGCGTGTCCTTGCCCGACGATCCCGCAGTTCCGCCGCGGCGGCGCAGCTATTCGGTATCGGCCCAGCCCGACGCCCGGTCGCTGCGCATATCGGTGCGCCGGATCGGGGCGGGGGGGCTGTCGGACCTGCTGCATGACCGGCTGGTGCCGGGGGCCGAGGTGCTGCTGGGCGTGCCCGGCGGGCGGTTCGTGCTGGATGCGGGCAGCGACCGGCCCGTGTTGCTGATCGCGGCCGGGGTGGGGGCCACCCCGCTGCTGCCGATGCTGGCCGCGCTGGCCGCCACCCCCGGCGCGCCGGTGTGGTTCGTGCAGGCCGCGCGCGATGGCGCCCACCACCCCTTTGCCGCCGAGGTGGCCGCGCTGGCCGCCACCGCGCGCCGGCCCGTGCATCTGCGGACCGCCCTGTCCCGTCCCCGCGCCGAAGACCGCCCCGATCTGGCCGGGCGTGTCACGGCAGACTGGCTGGCCGGGCAGGCGCCGATTGCGCAAGCCGACATCTATATCTGCGGCCCCGACGCCTTCATGGCGGATCTGGAAAGCGGCCTGGCCACCCTTGGCGCCGATCCCGCGCGCATCCGGTCGGAGCGGTTCCAGGACCAGGGCGGCCCGCTGGCGCCCATGGCCACGCTGGCGGCACGCGGCACGCCCTGCACCGTCACCTTCCGCAAATCGGGCATCACCACCACCTGGGATCCGGCCAGCGGCACCCTGCTGGATCTGGCGATCCGGCACCGGGTGGATCTGTCGTGGTCCTGCCGGATGGGCGATTGCCAGTCCTGCGTGCAAAAGGTGATCGACGGCAGCGTCGATCATGTCGGCGACGACGAACCCATGCTGGGCGACGGCCAGGTGCTGATGTGCCAGGCCGTCCCGCTGGGCGACCTTGTGCTGGACTGCTAG
- a CDS encoding phosphoethanolamine--lipid A transferase, translating to MTSPDIPRTGPRRPVVSHLTLNLLVAGWILVALNAGFWSRLGATFRGDPVQTGLFGLAVLALTVLLLELLGPGRLQRPVAAALILIAAAASYYERTFGVLIDREMVRNVFETTVTESRHLVTLHMIATIGLTGVLPAALVFWPRVSRRSPLHQLWRWPLGAGLSLLVMLGGLLGDYKAFSAVLRERHDLMGSYQPGATVAAAYRFGQEQWKTADPVARPIATDAVRGRRLAAADKPVLLVLFVGETARAQNFGLSGYARNTTPRLAAQTGVINFADVTACGTSTAVSVPCMFSALPQAGYARDAVLSQENLLDVLARAGFAVRWVDNNTGDQKVATRTGWTRVDATLDPAACTTECTDEIFLPVIRQTLDKISADTVLVLHMIGNHGPAYHLRYPQDRAVFQPDCRTVQFSDCTTAEIVNAYDNAILETDFVLSRSIEMLAASDRAQGALLYLSDHGESLGENGLYLHAAPRFMAPEEQTKVPMLWWMADGFRQAMGLDDACLHARAARPASHDNLFHSVLGLLDVTTRARDPALDLTDGCRPGEAS from the coding sequence ATGACATCCCCAGACATTCCCCGCACGGGCCCACGGCGCCCGGTCGTTTCGCATCTGACCCTGAACCTGCTGGTTGCGGGCTGGATCCTTGTCGCGCTCAACGCTGGTTTCTGGTCGCGGCTGGGGGCAACCTTCCGCGGCGATCCGGTGCAGACGGGGCTGTTCGGGCTGGCCGTGCTGGCGCTGACGGTGCTGTTGCTGGAACTGCTGGGCCCCGGCCGGCTGCAACGCCCGGTGGCCGCGGCGCTGATCCTGATCGCGGCCGCCGCCAGCTATTATGAGCGCACATTCGGCGTACTGATCGACCGCGAGATGGTGCGCAACGTGTTCGAGACGACGGTCACGGAATCCCGCCATCTGGTCACGCTGCACATGATTGCGACCATCGGCCTGACCGGCGTGCTGCCGGCGGCGCTGGTGTTCTGGCCCCGCGTCAGCCGCCGCAGCCCGCTGCACCAGCTGTGGCGCTGGCCGCTGGGGGCGGGGCTGTCGCTGCTGGTGATGCTGGGCGGGCTTTTGGGCGACTACAAGGCATTTTCGGCGGTGCTGCGCGAACGCCACGACCTGATGGGCAGCTATCAGCCGGGTGCCACCGTGGCGGCCGCCTATCGGTTCGGGCAGGAACAATGGAAGACGGCCGATCCCGTCGCGCGCCCGATCGCCACCGATGCGGTGCGGGGGCGGCGGCTGGCGGCGGCGGACAAGCCGGTGCTGCTGGTGCTGTTCGTGGGCGAAACCGCGCGGGCGCAGAACTTTGGCCTGAGCGGTTATGCCCGCAACACCACCCCGCGGCTGGCGGCGCAAACGGGCGTGATCAACTTTGCCGATGTCACGGCCTGCGGCACCTCGACGGCGGTGTCGGTGCCCTGCATGTTCTCGGCCCTGCCGCAGGCCGGCTATGCGCGTGACGCCGTGCTGTCGCAGGAAAACCTGCTGGACGTGCTGGCCCGCGCCGGCTTTGCCGTGCGCTGGGTCGACAACAACACCGGCGATCAGAAGGTCGCCACCCGCACCGGCTGGACCCGGGTGGATGCCACGCTGGACCCCGCCGCCTGCACCACCGAATGCACCGACGAAATCTTTCTGCCGGTGATCCGGCAGACGCTGGACAAGATCAGCGCCGATACGGTCCTTGTGTTGCACATGATCGGCAATCACGGGCCGGCCTATCACCTGCGCTATCCGCAGGACCGCGCGGTCTTTCAGCCCGATTGCCGGACGGTGCAGTTTTCCGACTGCACGACGGCGGAAATCGTGAATGCCTATGACAATGCGATTCTGGAAACCGACTTCGTGCTGTCGCGCAGCATCGAGATGCTGGCGGCCAGCGACCGGGCGCAAGGGGCGCTGCTGTATCTGTCGGACCATGGCGAGTCGCTGGGGGAAAACGGCCTGTATCTGCATGCCGCCCCGCGGTTCATGGCGCCCGAGGAACAGACGAAGGTGCCCATGCTGTGGTGGATGGCCGATGGATTTCGCCAGGCGATGGGGCTGGACGATGCCTGCCTGCACGCCCGTGCCGCCCGGCCCGCCAGCCATGACAACCTGTTCCACAGCGTGCTTGGCCTGCTGGACGTCACCACGCGGGCCCGCGATCCGGCGCTGGATCTGACCGATGGCTGCCGGCCGGGGGAGGCAAGCTGA
- a CDS encoding helix-turn-helix transcriptional regulator, with protein sequence MTLGPDSIGPMTVARGLPPVRAFADMQALPDAVVAIEAQHDDGRLSWNMHCHDRAQLMLAVSQTAAVDTAARRWTLAPGQAMWLPGGIEHGVSAFQPPHFRSLYFRPDVAAGLRRDPALVRVTPFLAELGRRLAGLYNGEGDPATYPHLVALVLAEILGGANPLPDLPSPQDRRLRQICRALQSHPGDRRTLAEWGAVVGASCRTLERLFRQETGMGFAEWRQTCRIGAALPMLQDRVPVQVVAWQVGYDSPSAFAAAFRKVTGTSPSGYRPDA encoded by the coding sequence ATGACCCTTGGCCCCGACAGCATAGGCCCGATGACCGTGGCGCGCGGCCTGCCGCCGGTGCGCGCCTTTGCCGACATGCAGGCCCTGCCCGATGCCGTGGTCGCGATCGAGGCGCAGCACGACGATGGCCGCCTGTCCTGGAACATGCACTGCCACGACCGGGCGCAGCTGATGCTGGCCGTGTCGCAGACCGCCGCCGTCGATACCGCCGCCCGGCGCTGGACGCTGGCGCCGGGGCAGGCGATGTGGCTGCCCGGCGGGATCGAACATGGCGTCTCGGCCTTTCAGCCGCCGCATTTCCGGTCGCTGTATTTCCGGCCCGATGTGGCGGCCGGCCTGAGGCGCGATCCGGCGCTGGTGCGGGTGACCCCGTTCCTGGCCGAACTGGGCCGCCGCCTGGCCGGGCTGTACAACGGCGAGGGGGATCCCGCGACCTATCCGCATCTGGTGGCGCTGGTGCTGGCGGAAATCCTGGGCGGCGCCAATCCCTTGCCCGACCTGCCCAGCCCGCAGGACCGCCGCCTGCGCCAGATCTGCCGCGCGCTGCAAAGCCACCCCGGCGACCGGCGGACACTGGCCGAATGGGGCGCGGTGGTGGGCGCCAGCTGCCGCACGCTGGAACGGCTGTTCCGGCAGGAAACCGGCATGGGTTTTGCCGAATGGCGCCAGACCTGCCGGATCGGCGCCGCGCTGCCCATGTTGCAGGACCGGGTGCCGGTGCAGGTGGTGGCCTGGCAGGTGGGCTATGACAGCCCCAGCGCCTTTGCCGCCGCCTTTCGCAAGGTTACCGGCACCAGCCCCTCGGGCTATCGCCCCGATGCGTGA
- a CDS encoding IclR family transcriptional regulator encodes MLVKQAANVLELLEYFARRRRPATLAEISDDLAWPRSSTFNLVGTLAERGYLYEPRLRAGYYPTQRWHSVLHDIGGADPLPDEVVDLANAVAAETRETTAIATPNGLHAMFVHVVESDQPIRYSVQVGGRVPIHASSAGRALLAQMTADERQAIYRRIKWMRFSDTTPLSGEVIEAELTAADRRGYHQSNAEYIADLAGLAFALPVPHRRLSLVVAGPVSRCLSRRVEIAGAIRRGLVRHGLSIAG; translated from the coding sequence ATGTTGGTAAAGCAGGCGGCTAACGTTCTGGAATTGCTGGAATATTTCGCGCGCCGCCGACGTCCGGCCACCTTGGCCGAGATTTCGGACGATCTGGCCTGGCCGCGATCCAGCACGTTCAACCTGGTGGGCACGCTGGCGGAACGCGGCTATCTCTATGAACCCCGGCTGCGCGCGGGCTATTACCCCACCCAGCGCTGGCACAGCGTGCTGCACGACATCGGCGGCGCCGACCCCCTGCCGGACGAGGTGGTGGACCTGGCCAATGCCGTGGCCGCCGAAACGCGCGAGACGACGGCGATTGCCACCCCGAACGGCCTGCATGCCATGTTCGTGCATGTGGTCGAATCCGACCAGCCCATCCGCTATTCCGTGCAGGTGGGCGGGCGGGTGCCCATCCATGCCAGTTCGGCCGGCCGCGCCCTGCTGGCCCAGATGACCGCCGATGAACGGCAGGCGATCTATCGCCGGATCAAGTGGATGCGGTTTTCCGACACCACCCCCCTGAGCGGCGAGGTGATCGAGGCAGAGCTGACCGCCGCCGACCGGCGCGGCTACCACCAGAGCAACGCGGAATATATCGCCGATCTGGCCGGTCTGGCCTTTGCCCTGCCGGTGCCGCATCGTCGGCTGTCGCTGGTCGTGGCGGGGCCGGTGTCGCGCTGCCTGTCGCGGCGGGTGGAAATTGCCGGCGCGATCCGCCGGGGTCTGGTGCGCCATGGGCTGTCCATTGCAGGCTGA
- a CDS encoding LysR family transcriptional regulator: MIENDSKLQQAQRSISAARAAPDDGAPPETALSRLRLLTVLDALLVTGSVTEAGRALDLSPAAVSRMLAQLRAMFGDDLMVRSGRGLVPTALAESLRPRLRALVFEAEQLISGRATPGPGSNHPPTPGSPLPAAPPGLTQAPALDGQPDALQILARRGPLDANAPATMRLARHVATIGAGPGQMRTLDRAEAEDAFAILFDGDAHQVQVGALLVAMQMRGITAPELAGMVAAARRGLAPLGGGSPADIDWPAYISPRNRRAPWFLLAARLVADAGWRVVLHGQQADLLPYAPILAPLGIPVADSVAGAARRLVTDRCVFLPLPVLHPQLAALMRIYRLFEMRSPLSLGKQLLNPLAAPVTIMGLPSATQITLHREAAGLLGQPRILTLDSHRDVAQATPHRLMRITRGDADGARTLVVPATAPARPETPPADLGSLDYALGLWAGTLRDAGALATVVDTAAAALIAMGEAPPDMNRARDMAQALWQARGRRGAR; this comes from the coding sequence ATGATTGAGAACGATTCCAAATTGCAGCAGGCGCAAAGGTCGATTTCCGCCGCGCGCGCCGCCCCCGATGATGGCGCGCCCCCGGAAACGGCGCTGTCGCGGCTGCGGTTGCTGACGGTGCTGGATGCGCTGCTGGTCACCGGATCGGTGACCGAGGCGGGCCGGGCGCTGGATCTGTCGCCCGCCGCCGTCAGCCGGATGCTGGCGCAGCTGCGGGCGATGTTCGGCGACGATCTGATGGTGCGGTCAGGGCGCGGGCTGGTGCCCACCGCGCTGGCGGAATCGCTGCGCCCCCGCTTGCGCGCCCTGGTGTTCGAGGCAGAGCAGCTGATTTCCGGCCGTGCAACCCCCGGCCCCGGCAGCAACCACCCGCCCACCCCCGGCAGCCCCCTGCCCGCAGCCCCCCCCGGCCTGACGCAGGCCCCCGCGCTGGACGGGCAGCCCGATGCGCTGCAAATCCTGGCGCGTCGCGGCCCGCTGGATGCCAACGCCCCGGCCACCATGCGGCTGGCCCGCCATGTGGCCACCATCGGGGCCGGACCAGGGCAGATGCGCACGCTGGACCGGGCCGAGGCGGAAGATGCCTTTGCCATCCTGTTCGATGGCGACGCCCATCAGGTGCAGGTCGGCGCGCTGCTGGTGGCCATGCAGATGCGTGGGATCACGGCGCCGGAACTGGCCGGCATGGTGGCGGCGGCGCGGCGGGGGCTGGCGCCGCTGGGGGGTGGCAGCCCGGCGGATATCGACTGGCCCGCCTATATCTCGCCCCGCAACCGGCGGGCGCCGTGGTTCCTGCTGGCCGCGCGGCTGGTGGCGGATGCAGGCTGGCGGGTAGTTCTGCATGGACAACAGGCCGACCTGCTGCCCTATGCACCCATCCTGGCGCCCCTTGGGATCCCCGTTGCCGATTCGGTCGCGGGGGCCGCGCGCCGGCTGGTCACCGACCGTTGCGTGTTCCTGCCGCTGCCGGTGCTGCACCCGCAGCTGGCCGCGCTGATGCGGATCTATCGGCTGTTCGAGATGCGCTCGCCGCTCAGCCTGGGCAAGCAGCTGCTGAACCCCCTTGCGGCGCCGGTCACCATCATGGGCCTGCCATCCGCCACCCAGATCACCCTGCACCGCGAGGCGGCAGGCCTGCTGGGCCAGCCCCGAATCCTGACGCTGGACAGCCACCGCGATGTGGCGCAGGCCACGCCGCACCGGCTGATGCGGATCACGCGGGGCGATGCCGATGGTGCCCGGACGCTGGTCGTGCCCGCCACCGCCCCGGCCCGCCCCGAAACGCCGCCCGCCGATCTGGGCAGCCTGGACTATGCGCTGGGGCTGTGGGCCGGCACGCTGCGCGATGCGGGGGCGCTGGCCACCGTGGTGGATACCGCCGCCGCCGCGCTGATCGCCATGGGCGAGGCGCCGCCCGACATGAACCGCGCCCGCGACATGGCCCAGGCCCTGTGGCAGGCGCGCGGGCGGCGCGGCGCTAGATAA
- a CDS encoding response regulator transcription factor, whose translation MRLLLVEDTPELARSVLRFLRAEGHAVDHAPDAATATEAMAVADYACVILDLGLPDGSGLEVLKARRRAGDRTPVLIATARDQISDRIAGLDAGADDYVVKPFDLRELSARIRAHARRAQGIPETRLQLAGLEVDRAAGRIWQQGQEIRLTAREWALFDTLLGARGRVLPKPALEDALYAFDTLVEGNAVEVYVSRLRQKLGPGVIETRRGLGYVVP comes from the coding sequence ATGCGCCTGCTGCTTGTCGAAGACACCCCCGAACTGGCCCGGTCGGTCCTGCGGTTCCTGCGGGCCGAAGGCCATGCCGTGGACCACGCCCCCGATGCCGCCACCGCGACCGAGGCGATGGCGGTGGCCGATTATGCCTGCGTCATCCTGGACCTTGGCCTGCCCGACGGATCGGGGCTGGAGGTGCTGAAGGCCCGCCGCCGCGCCGGCGACCGCACCCCGGTCCTGATCGCGACCGCCCGCGACCAGATCAGCGACCGCATCGCCGGGCTGGATGCCGGGGCGGATGACTATGTGGTCAAACCCTTTGACCTGCGCGAACTGTCGGCCCGCATCCGCGCCCATGCCCGCCGCGCACAGGGCATCCCGGAAACCCGCCTGCAACTGGCCGGGCTGGAGGTGGACCGCGCCGCCGGCCGCATCTGGCAGCAGGGGCAGGAAATCCGGCTGACCGCGCGGGAATGGGCGCTGTTCGACACGCTGCTGGGCGCCCGGGGCCGCGTCCTGCCCAAGCCCGCGCTGGAAGATGCGCTTTATGCCTTTGACACCCTGGTCGAGGGCAATGCGGTCGAGGTCTATGTCTCGCGCCTGCGGCAGAAACTGGGGCCCGGCGTGATCGAGACGCGGCGCGGCCTTGGTTATGTCGTGCCATGA